One genomic segment of Candidatus Saccharimonas sp. includes these proteins:
- a CDS encoding CBS domain-containing protein, producing MLVISIICLILMLIIFSLKEKEIEFSEFELQRRINSGDKRAEKMLNKKKFVPVYNYFLQYFGCTIMIVSVISLSKVFDFWKSIVICSVIFLISKGILKSGILNRISSQINRKIIPIANGIYFAQNIKTQNRISKMANKKQPWSFYSKEELLNFLANHKRILTENEQKWIEKIFELEEKTILEVGVSSEKMAIIHDSDLLTPLMIDELFKTRQKIFPVMNEEENKVKGVIFLEDITKIDSSDSKKAQKVMHEEFLSIKPNLSALAAFEKILSKGENYAILLERNGDLSGIVNLVDFIRKK from the coding sequence ATGTTAGTTATAAGTATAATTTGCTTAATTTTAATGCTTATTATTTTTTCTTTGAAAGAAAAGGAAATTGAATTTTCTGAATTTGAGCTCCAGCGCAGAATTAATTCTGGTGACAAACGAGCTGAAAAAATGCTTAATAAAAAGAAGTTTGTACCAGTTTATAATTATTTTTTGCAATATTTTGGCTGCACAATCATGATTGTTTCAGTAATTTCACTTTCGAAAGTTTTTGATTTTTGGAAGTCGATAGTTATTTGTTCTGTTATTTTTCTGATTTCGAAGGGAATTTTAAAAAGTGGTATTTTGAATCGAATTTCAAGCCAGATTAATCGTAAAATTATCCCAATTGCAAATGGAATTTATTTTGCTCAAAATATAAAAACACAAAATAGGATTTCGAAGATGGCGAATAAAAAACAACCATGGTCATTTTATTCAAAAGAAGAACTTTTAAATTTTTTAGCTAATCATAAACGAATTTTAACTGAAAATGAACAAAAATGGATTGAAAAAATTTTCGAACTTGAAGAAAAAACAATTTTAGAAGTTGGTGTTTCTAGTGAAAAAATGGCAATAATCCACGATAGTGATTTGTTAACACCATTAATGATTGATGAACTTTTCAAAACCAGGCAAAAGATTTTCCCGGTTATGAACGAGGAAGAAAATAAAGTTAAGGGTGTAATTTTTCTAGAAGATATTACTAAAATTGATTCAAGTGATTCGAAAAAAGCTCAAAAAGTAATGCATGAAGAATTCCTATCGATAAAACCTAATTTAAGTGCCTTAGCGGCTTTCGAAAAAATACTTTCAAAAGGTGAAAACTATGCAATTTTGCTTGAAAGAAATGGTGATTTGTCTGGAATCGTTAATTTGGTAGATTTTATTCGCAAAAAATAG
- a CDS encoding DsbA family protein: MSTNKKKAKNLQKIKDFIADNKFAIIFTVLVVLFLSGMIWLSNLQKIDLSNIDISKEISSSKNSGDISEHVYHKNNSKVTLVEYGDFQCPGCKTASSRVKSIAEEYKDKVNVIFRNFPLVTIHPNALAAASVAEVAGLQGKYWEMHDLLYDKQDEWTASTASERMEYFTEYAKELNLNIDQFKKDIESDKVKAKIKFDQAVGSKAKVTGTPSFKLNGKDLSSDIWGDDAKLKLALDEAIKNQK; the protein is encoded by the coding sequence ATGTCTACTAATAAAAAAAAGGCAAAAAATCTTCAAAAAATAAAAGATTTTATAGCCGATAATAAATTTGCAATAATTTTTACAGTTTTGGTTGTTCTTTTTTTGAGTGGAATGATTTGGCTATCAAACCTTCAGAAAATTGATTTAAGTAATATTGATATTTCGAAAGAGATTTCTTCAAGTAAAAATTCAGGCGATATTTCTGAGCATGTTTATCATAAAAACAACTCGAAAGTAACTTTGGTTGAATATGGTGATTTTCAATGCCCAGGATGTAAGACTGCATCCAGCCGCGTTAAATCAATCGCAGAAGAATATAAAGATAAGGTTAATGTAATATTTCGAAACTTCCCATTAGTCACAATTCACCCAAATGCACTTGCTGCAGCGAGTGTTGCTGAAGTAGCAGGCTTGCAAGGAAAATATTGGGAAATGCACGATTTACTTTACGACAAGCAAGATGAATGGACGGCTTCAACTGCTAGCGAGCGAATGGAATATTTCACAGAATACGCTAAAGAGTTAAATCTAAATATCGACCAATTCAAAAAAGATATTGAGAGTGATAAAGTGAAGGCGAAAATTAAATTTGACCAAGCTGTTGGTTCGAAAGCAAAAGTAACTGGAACACCTTCATTCAAGCTTAACGGAAAAGATTTGTCTTCTGATATTTGGGGCGATGATGCAAAATTAAAATTAGCCTTAGACGAAGCAATTAAAAATCAGAAATAA
- a CDS encoding TylF/MycF family methyltransferase, with amino-acid sequence MKLLSDQVDEREIKVILRELEKTRAFFGDVVEFGCYVGTTSVFLAKTLEKWGSSKTLWLYDSFEGLPEKSSKDINSLGEVFKKGELCASKKQLISNLRKSNIKKMPKITKGWFNTLSKTQIPEKISFAFLDGDYYDSILDPLNLIWNNLESGAIIVVDDYGNQALPGASKAVNEWCKKHNISKEVEATLAIFRKP; translated from the coding sequence ATGAAGTTATTGAGTGATCAAGTTGATGAACGCGAGATTAAAGTAATTTTGCGCGAGTTAGAAAAGACTCGCGCATTTTTTGGAGATGTTGTAGAGTTCGGCTGTTATGTTGGTACAACTAGTGTATTTTTAGCAAAAACTCTTGAAAAATGGGGAAGTTCTAAAACTCTTTGGCTTTACGATTCGTTCGAAGGTCTACCAGAAAAATCTTCGAAAGATATTAATTCTTTGGGTGAAGTTTTTAAAAAAGGTGAGTTGTGCGCTAGTAAAAAGCAGTTAATTTCAAATTTGCGTAAATCAAATATCAAAAAAATGCCAAAAATTACAAAAGGTTGGTTTAATACGCTTTCAAAAACGCAAATTCCTGAAAAAATTAGCTTTGCTTTTTTGGATGGAGATTATTATGATTCAATTTTAGATCCGCTTAATTTAATCTGGAATAATCTTGAAAGCGGTGCAATCATTGTTGTAGATGACTATGGAAATCAAGCTTTACCAGGAGCTTCAAAGGCAGTTAACGAATGGTGTAAAAAACACAATATCTCAAAAGAAGTTGAAGCAACTTTGGCGATTTTTCGAAAACCATAA
- a CDS encoding YfcC family protein, with amino-acid sequence MKKDADKTASKKVKKVSKKLKVFKSPSAFSVLFIIIAIMAGLTWLIPSGRYERLEDGKIKSNSYSQTEKRLKVVEEVKNPKTEISISEAESKGYKNAASDFKKAEKEKKDYYINLKQGFWDIFLSPIYGMAKKLDVIVFILILGGFLGVVMKTGALDSAIGGLLKKMKGKEKWIIPVLMTLFAIGGTTYGMQEEAVAFYALIVPIMIAAGYNSMTAVMVIVLGAGSGVLASTVNPFSTIIAANAAGAELSKILLPQFIILVASLAASIIFTMRYAAKVKAGEYAEDSKGKPAVKAIDASKVPEFTLERKFVMGIFGLTFLVMIMSLVPWKDLHVTFFEDWHEWLATLPIVGGIFGFEHAVPFGSWYFNEISALFLISTIMIKILYHEEFKKDDVSVTNTFLAGSADLLSVALIIAVAAAIGVLMQAGGIQDTIVYWGEELLRKVPSQIFGVLAYIFYIPMSFIIPSSSGLAEATMPIIAPVADLAGSTKEIAVVAFATASGLLNMVAPTIASLMAGLALAGVPYKNWVKRTAPLMAILTLISLIVIVVMGFLK; translated from the coding sequence ATGAAAAAAGATGCAGATAAAACTGCTTCAAAAAAGGTTAAAAAGGTTTCGAAAAAGCTAAAAGTGTTTAAATCGCCGTCAGCTTTTAGTGTTTTATTCATTATTATTGCAATAATGGCTGGATTAACTTGGCTTATACCAAGTGGTCGTTATGAACGACTGGAAGATGGAAAAATTAAATCCAACAGTTACTCGCAAACTGAAAAACGCTTGAAAGTTGTTGAAGAAGTTAAAAATCCAAAAACCGAAATTTCAATTTCTGAGGCAGAAAGCAAAGGTTATAAAAATGCAGCAAGTGATTTTAAAAAAGCTGAAAAAGAGAAAAAAGATTATTACATTAATCTAAAGCAAGGATTTTGGGATATTTTCTTGTCTCCAATTTATGGAATGGCTAAGAAACTTGATGTAATCGTATTCATCCTGATCCTTGGTGGGTTCTTGGGTGTTGTGATGAAAACCGGTGCACTTGATTCTGCAATTGGTGGTTTACTCAAAAAGATGAAAGGTAAAGAAAAGTGGATTATTCCAGTTTTAATGACACTTTTTGCGATTGGTGGAACTACTTATGGTATGCAAGAAGAAGCGGTAGCGTTTTATGCATTAATCGTGCCAATTATGATTGCTGCTGGTTATAATTCAATGACTGCCGTAATGGTAATTGTTCTTGGAGCTGGCTCAGGTGTTTTAGCTTCAACTGTAAATCCATTCTCAACTATTATTGCTGCAAACGCTGCTGGTGCAGAATTATCGAAAATATTATTGCCTCAGTTTATAATTCTAGTTGCATCTTTAGCTGCTTCGATTATCTTTACGATGCGATATGCTGCTAAAGTTAAAGCTGGTGAATATGCTGAAGATTCTAAAGGAAAACCAGCAGTTAAAGCAATTGATGCTTCGAAAGTACCAGAATTTACACTTGAGCGAAAATTTGTGATGGGAATTTTTGGGCTAACTTTCCTTGTAATGATTATGTCACTTGTTCCTTGGAAAGATTTGCACGTAACATTCTTTGAAGACTGGCACGAATGGCTCGCAACTTTGCCTATTGTTGGTGGAATCTTCGGATTTGAGCATGCTGTTCCATTTGGTTCTTGGTATTTTAACGAAATTTCAGCATTGTTCTTAATCTCGACAATAATGATTAAAATTCTTTATCATGAGGAATTTAAAAAAGATGATGTTTCTGTAACAAATACTTTCCTTGCTGGCTCGGCAGATTTATTGAGTGTTGCTTTAATTATTGCGGTTGCTGCAGCAATTGGCGTTTTGATGCAGGCTGGTGGAATTCAAGATACGATTGTTTATTGGGGTGAAGAACTTCTTCGAAAAGTTCCATCACAGATATTTGGTGTTTTGGCTTATATTTTCTATATCCCAATGTCATTTATCATTCCATCATCTTCTGGTTTAGCAGAGGCTACAATGCCAATTATTGCTCCTGTTGCAGATTTGGCTGGTTCAACTAAAGAAATTGCTGTCGTTGCGTTTGCGACTGCATCTGGACTTCTTAATATGGTTGCCCCTACAATTGCATCATTAATGGCTGGTTTAGCGCTCGCAGGTGTTCCTTATAAAAACTGGGTTAAGAGAACTGCTCCATTAATGGCTATTTTAACTTTAATTAGCCTTATTGTAATTGTTGTGATGGGATTCTTAAAATAA
- the argF gene encoding ornithine carbamoyltransferase produces the protein MALNLKNRNFLTLLDFTPEEIRLMLDVSHEYKRLKRAGIAHKIHEGKQVALLFEKTSTRTRTAFTVAARDLGIHPEFLGKDDIQMGKKESIKDTAIVLGRSFDGIEFRGFDHSTVEELAKYAGVPVWNGLTDMYHPTQILADFMTMEEHLGYLKGAKLVFVGDGRNNMANSLMVGSAKMGVDFRIAAPNNLHPDPALVEKCREIARETGAKITITDDLYGAAHGADFIYTDVWVSMGEEDKFEERIHQLRGFQVNMALLHATGNPNVKFMHCLPAFHDLNTKIGKEIFEKYGLKEMEVTDEVFNSNSSIVFDEAENRMHTIKAVMALTL, from the coding sequence ATGGCATTAAATTTGAAAAATCGAAATTTTCTAACACTTTTAGATTTTACACCAGAAGAAATTCGCTTAATGCTTGATGTTTCGCATGAATATAAACGTTTAAAGCGAGCTGGAATTGCTCACAAAATTCACGAAGGTAAGCAAGTTGCTTTGCTTTTTGAAAAAACTTCAACCCGAACTCGAACCGCTTTTACTGTGGCGGCTCGAGATTTGGGAATTCACCCAGAATTTTTAGGTAAAGATGATATTCAAATGGGTAAAAAGGAATCAATTAAAGATACAGCAATTGTGCTTGGTCGCTCATTTGATGGAATTGAATTTCGCGGTTTCGATCATTCAACTGTTGAAGAACTTGCAAAATATGCTGGTGTACCTGTTTGGAATGGTTTGACTGATATGTATCACCCAACTCAAATTTTGGCTGATTTTATGACAATGGAAGAACATCTTGGATACCTAAAAGGTGCTAAATTAGTATTTGTTGGTGATGGACGCAATAATATGGCAAACAGCTTGATGGTTGGCTCAGCTAAAATGGGCGTTGATTTTCGAATTGCTGCCCCAAATAATCTTCATCCAGATCCTGCTTTGGTTGAAAAATGCCGTGAAATTGCTCGTGAAACTGGCGCAAAAATTACAATTACAGACGACCTATATGGTGCTGCTCACGGCGCAGATTTCATCTATACTGATGTATGGGTATCAATGGGAGAAGAAGATAAATTTGAGGAACGAATCCACCAACTACGCGGATTTCAAGTAAATATGGCACTTCTTCATGCAACTGGAAACCCAAATGTAAAATTTATGCACTGTTTACCAGCATTCCATGATTTAAATACAAAAATTGGAAAAGAAATTTTCGAAAAATATGGATTGAAAGAAATGGAAGTTACTGATGAAGTCTTTAACTCAAACTCTTCAATTGTATTCGATGAAGCTGAAAACCGCATGCATACGATTAAAGCGGTTATGGCTTTAACTTTGTAA
- the arcA gene encoding arginine deiminase, with the protein MGEKPIQVNSEIGKLKTVILHRPGKELEGLTPDYLEQLLFDDIPYLEVAQAEHDAFAETLRNHGVEVLYLDQLAAESLYNDEIKWRFISDFVRASKQGERHVTHALMRYLGEFEPLELVRKIMAGVKKDEIKTDEDEKSHLNYYFKSDYPFLLDPMPNLYFTRDPAAAVGNGLTINKMRYPARRRESLFMEYIMRYHPRFAAKTPGGEVPVWFDRYNKFNMEGGDELVLSKNVMAIGVSQRTTPEAIEKVASKLFEFSDFNKILAIQIPVSHAFMHLDTVFTMIDYDKFTVHPEILDKDGELNIYVLEDSGIPGQPKITHRTNLKETLEEVLCLDHVNLIQCGDGDPIAAAREQWNDGSNTLAIAPGVVVTYDRNYVTNRALREAGVEVIEIQGAELGRGRGGPRCMSMPIWREEI; encoded by the coding sequence ATGGGTGAAAAACCGATTCAAGTTAATAGTGAAATCGGAAAACTCAAAACCGTAATTTTACATAGACCAGGAAAAGAACTTGAAGGGTTAACTCCGGATTATTTGGAACAGCTACTCTTTGATGATATTCCATATTTGGAAGTTGCACAAGCTGAGCATGATGCTTTTGCGGAAACTCTTCGAAACCATGGAGTTGAAGTTCTTTATCTCGATCAATTAGCGGCAGAATCGCTTTATAATGATGAAATTAAGTGGCGATTTATTTCTGATTTTGTGCGAGCTTCGAAGCAAGGTGAACGACATGTAACGCACGCTTTGATGCGTTATTTAGGAGAATTTGAGCCGCTCGAGCTTGTTCGAAAAATTATGGCGGGTGTTAAAAAAGATGAGATTAAAACTGATGAAGATGAAAAATCTCATTTGAACTATTATTTTAAGAGTGATTATCCATTTTTGCTCGACCCAATGCCAAATCTTTACTTTACTCGTGACCCAGCAGCTGCAGTTGGAAATGGCTTAACAATTAATAAAATGCGATATCCAGCTCGTCGACGCGAGAGTTTGTTTATGGAATATATTATGCGCTATCACCCACGATTTGCAGCAAAAACTCCTGGTGGTGAAGTTCCGGTTTGGTTTGATCGCTATAATAAATTCAATATGGAAGGTGGCGATGAACTCGTTCTTTCGAAGAATGTGATGGCAATTGGCGTTTCACAACGAACAACTCCTGAAGCAATCGAAAAAGTTGCTTCGAAATTGTTTGAATTTTCAGATTTTAATAAAATTTTAGCAATTCAAATTCCAGTTTCACATGCTTTTATGCATCTTGATACTGTTTTCACAATGATTGATTATGATAAATTTACAGTTCACCCAGAAATTTTAGACAAAGATGGTGAATTGAATATTTACGTTTTGGAAGATTCTGGCATTCCAGGTCAGCCAAAAATTACACATCGCACAAACTTGAAAGAAACTCTAGAGGAAGTTCTTTGTCTTGACCATGTAAATTTAATTCAATGTGGTGATGGTGATCCAATTGCGGCGGCTCGCGAACAGTGGAACGATGGCTCGAATACTCTAGCAATCGCTCCAGGTGTAGTTGTAACTTATGACCGAAACTATGTAACCAACAGAGCTTTGCGTGAAGCTGGCGTGGAAGTTATTGAAATTCAGGGCGCTGAACTTGGTCGTGGCCGTGGAGGCCCACGCTGTATGTCAATGCCAATTTGGAGAGAGGAGATTTAA
- a CDS encoding mechanosensitive ion channel family protein, with product MDIFKSFEKFITGFLDYDWFEPITIILIAVFASFLSRKIIDFAFSVRKKTKKIKRSEERLKRNETISKIAKTTIDIVIWMTAAINFLSSIGVNVASLMTGAGLVGVVVGLGAQTTTRDILAGFFIVGENQYRVGDTIEIMVAGRLISGKVENISLRITQVRDGDGKVHTIRNGASEAVTNLSFKYANVNLMFGVSYDTDIDVLEEVINNVGLKMLEDPELKKDIIEPIVFVRVNKFLDSSMEIKCLGRVKAGKQWNVAGIFRREIKKAFDENDIILPYPQMVIHDVNRITAKMKNSKARTRHQKHSSIKQVKK from the coding sequence ATGGATATTTTTAAGAGTTTCGAAAAATTTATAACAGGATTTTTAGATTACGACTGGTTCGAACCAATCACGATTATTCTTATTGCAGTTTTTGCGAGTTTTTTATCACGCAAAATTATTGATTTCGCTTTCAGTGTTCGTAAGAAAACTAAAAAAATAAAGCGCTCCGAAGAACGTTTAAAAAGAAATGAAACAATTTCGAAAATTGCAAAAACTACAATTGATATCGTTATTTGGATGACTGCAGCTATAAATTTTCTTAGTTCAATTGGTGTTAATGTAGCATCTTTAATGACAGGTGCTGGTTTAGTTGGTGTCGTGGTTGGTCTTGGTGCTCAAACAACAACTCGTGATATTTTAGCGGGATTTTTCATTGTAGGTGAGAACCAATATCGAGTTGGAGATACGATTGAAATTATGGTTGCTGGAAGGCTAATTTCGGGGAAAGTTGAGAATATTTCTTTACGAATTACTCAGGTTCGTGATGGTGATGGAAAAGTTCACACAATTCGAAATGGTGCAAGCGAGGCGGTGACAAATCTTTCTTTTAAATATGCTAATGTTAATTTAATGTTTGGCGTATCTTATGATACGGATATTGATGTTTTGGAAGAAGTGATAAATAATGTTGGGCTAAAAATGCTTGAAGATCCGGAATTGAAAAAAGATATTATTGAGCCAATTGTATTTGTAAGAGTTAATAAATTCTTGGATTCCTCGATGGAAATTAAGTGTTTAGGAAGGGTAAAAGCTGGAAAACAATGGAATGTTGCCGGAATTTTTCGGCGGGAAATCAAGAAAGCTTTTGATGAAAACGATATTATTTTGCCATATCCGCAAATGGTCATTCATGATGTAAATCGAATCACTGCTAAAATGAAGAATTCAAAAGCTCGTACTCGCCATCAAAAGCATTCATCCATAAAACAAGTTAAAAAATAA
- a CDS encoding LCP family protein: MKKNQQSIDGFTPRRRVDSLSRDNSYEKIAKKPVSNTQVQPRITENEHSKKAKNREENLNEDIESALQNLEIEEVQENERKERIASKKQRKLLRKLEKKNLKREKKGKEALSLEQFKRRRISGRIFAIILSILIIVGGYFVYKAYKDLYKITNGNVIGAVFGEKKKLKADSNGRTNILLFGTSPKGWDGENLTDSVMVVSVNQETKKIYTISLPRDLWVKHTCRSWLGTTAGKLNETYGCSYYDAKNSGSSEEESEKAGQDSLAKKAKEILGLDIQYVVHGNWKVLIDAINSVGGIDVKVEAYDGSNRVYDVATKINYKSGETYHMDGETALAFSRARGSAGGVGLSGSNFDRERNQQKILKAAFSKINEQKTNPITLLSLASSLGENIHHSFSGDELKTAAEIAQDFNGGSITSLPLVNENDQSANYFTTGLINSVSAVLPKAGTYNYSQIQAYISKNTIGSEVIKENAKIKILNGTNYSGLAAQEQKKLEKEGFNIQDIDSAPKRDYAKTKIYYVKEDSKTATIKNLESKYSTKAEKLPSELSKIGEDSDIIILLGEDNGN, translated from the coding sequence ATGAAAAAAAATCAGCAATCAATAGATGGGTTCACACCAAGGCGGCGGGTCGATTCTTTAAGTCGTGATAACAGTTATGAGAAAATAGCTAAAAAACCAGTTTCGAATACTCAGGTTCAACCAAGAATAACGGAAAATGAGCATTCGAAAAAAGCTAAAAATCGAGAAGAGAATTTAAATGAAGATATTGAGTCTGCTTTACAAAATTTAGAAATTGAAGAAGTTCAGGAAAATGAACGGAAAGAACGAATAGCTTCGAAAAAACAACGAAAACTTCTTCGAAAACTCGAAAAAAAGAATTTGAAGCGCGAGAAAAAAGGTAAAGAAGCTCTTTCTTTAGAGCAATTTAAGCGACGTCGAATTTCGGGGCGAATTTTTGCTATTATTTTATCGATTTTAATTATTGTTGGTGGATATTTTGTATATAAAGCATACAAAGATTTGTATAAAATAACGAATGGTAATGTTATTGGCGCCGTTTTTGGAGAGAAAAAGAAGTTAAAGGCCGATTCTAATGGTCGTACAAATATTTTACTTTTTGGAACTTCGCCAAAAGGTTGGGACGGTGAGAACTTGACCGATTCTGTAATGGTCGTGTCTGTCAATCAAGAAACTAAGAAAATTTATACTATCTCGTTACCGCGAGACCTTTGGGTTAAACATACTTGTCGTAGCTGGCTTGGAACAACCGCCGGAAAACTTAATGAAACCTATGGTTGTAGTTATTATGATGCTAAAAATAGTGGCTCAAGTGAAGAAGAATCAGAGAAGGCTGGTCAAGATTCTTTAGCTAAAAAAGCAAAAGAAATTTTAGGTTTAGATATTCAGTATGTTGTTCATGGCAATTGGAAAGTCCTAATTGATGCTATTAATTCTGTCGGCGGAATTGATGTGAAAGTCGAAGCTTATGATGGCTCTAACAGAGTTTATGATGTAGCTACGAAAATTAACTATAAGAGCGGTGAAACTTATCATATGGATGGTGAAACGGCATTGGCGTTTTCGCGCGCTCGAGGTTCAGCGGGCGGAGTTGGTTTGAGTGGAAGCAATTTTGACCGTGAACGAAATCAGCAGAAGATTTTAAAAGCGGCGTTTTCTAAGATAAATGAACAAAAAACTAACCCAATAACTTTACTTTCGCTCGCTTCATCTTTGGGTGAAAATATCCATCACTCATTTAGCGGAGATGAACTAAAGACTGCGGCTGAAATTGCTCAAGACTTTAACGGTGGATCTATAACTTCTTTACCACTTGTTAATGAAAATGATCAGTCTGCAAATTATTTCACAACTGGGCTAATTAATTCGGTTAGTGCAGTTTTACCAAAAGCTGGAACTTATAATTATAGCCAAATTCAAGCTTATATTTCAAAAAATACAATTGGTAGTGAGGTTATTAAAGAAAACGCTAAAATTAAAATTTTAAATGGTACGAATTATTCAGGATTAGCTGCTCAAGAACAGAAAAAGCTTGAGAAAGAAGGCTTTAATATTCAAGATATTGATTCTGCACCAAAGCGAGACTATGCTAAAACTAAAATTTATTATGTAAAAGAAGATTCGAAAACCGCAACAATTAAAAATCTTGAATCTAAATATTCAACCAAAGCTGAAAAATTACCATCAGAATTATCAAAAATAGGAGAAGATTCAGATATAATTATTTTGTTAGGTGAAGATAATGGCAATTAA